The following proteins are encoded in a genomic region of Pelorhabdus rhamnosifermentans:
- a CDS encoding TIGR02530 family flagellar biosynthesis protein gives MADQRIYSAQPVFPLAPTKLSSTQHASLDSGKSNVFGNILNGQIAGVKFSQHALARLQSRQIQLSTADLHKLNTAVEKAEQKGAKESLLLLNNMAFVVSVKNKTVITAMDGASMKENVFTNIDSAMILE, from the coding sequence GTGGCGGATCAGCGTATTTATTCCGCTCAGCCAGTCTTTCCACTTGCGCCAACAAAATTATCCTCGACTCAGCACGCTTCCCTTGATTCAGGAAAGTCCAATGTTTTTGGAAATATTCTGAATGGACAAATTGCAGGAGTTAAATTTTCACAGCATGCCCTTGCTAGGTTGCAGAGCCGCCAGATTCAATTAAGTACGGCAGACTTACATAAGCTGAATACAGCGGTGGAAAAGGCTGAGCAAAAGGGAGCGAAGGAATCATTGCTGTTATTGAATAATATGGCCTTTGTTGTGAGTGTAAAAAATAAAACAGTCATTACAGCGATGGATGGAGCAAGTATGAAGGAAAATGTTTTTACGAATATCGATAGTGCCATGATTTTAGAGTAA
- a CDS encoding flagellar hook capping FlgD N-terminal domain-containing protein, protein MSSAVGATQATSPDTSQQAASTKSKSTLGKDDFLKLLMVQMQYQDPLKPMDNTAFVAQMAQFSSLEQMQNVANSSRMTQATGYIGKAIVWTDSTGASQSGAVSAVNVVNGEPQLVVGNSTVDLDKVTAVGGSSSETASASSAIASLALSLIGKNITWKDSSGNSQSGVVTSATFENDVPQLYVGTTEVDFSSVSKVGN, encoded by the coding sequence ATGTCAAGCGCAGTGGGTGCAACTCAAGCTACAAGTCCAGATACATCGCAACAAGCTGCAAGTACTAAATCAAAATCTACTCTAGGAAAAGATGATTTCTTGAAATTGCTGATGGTACAGATGCAATATCAGGATCCATTAAAGCCAATGGATAACACGGCATTCGTTGCCCAAATGGCTCAGTTTTCCAGCTTGGAGCAAATGCAGAATGTGGCCAATTCCTCGCGTATGACGCAAGCAACAGGGTACATTGGTAAAGCCATTGTTTGGACCGATTCGACGGGAGCATCACAGTCAGGTGCGGTAAGTGCTGTCAATGTAGTAAATGGGGAGCCTCAGTTAGTTGTCGGAAATTCTACAGTAGATTTGGATAAAGTCACAGCAGTCGGAGGTTCTAGTTCTGAAACTGCTTCAGCATCATCAGCGATAGCTAGTCTGGCTCTTAGTCTGATAGGCAAAAATATTACTTGGAAAGATTCCTCGGGTAATTCCCAGAGCGGTGTTGTAACTTCCGCCACGTTTGAGAATGATGTTCCGCAGCTATATGTTGGTACGACAGAAGTTGATTTCAGTAGTGTTTCGAAAGTCGGAAATTAA